CCATCGGCGTCGCCGTCAGCGAGGCGGGCAAACGCCTCAACCAACAGAACAAGGAGTACGTCGAAGTCGAAGTCGGCGCGACACCGTGTCCGGCCTGCGGCGAACCGTTCGACTCCGCGTTCATCGCGGCCAACACGGCGCTCGTCGGTCTGCTCCTCGAAATCGACGTCTTCAACGCCGAAGGCGAGAAACACGCCGCCCGCATCGCCAAGAGCGAAGTCGGCGGCGCACTCCGCGACGTGCCGCTCTCGGTCATCGAAATCGTCGAGACGGAAGAAGAAGACGAGTAGCGCTGGCGCTCCCGATTTTCCTCTCCACCCGATACACTCGCGAGCGGCGGCGCGGGCAGCCGAAACCTTTTCAATAACCGCTGGTTATCAGCGGATATGGAACTTCCGACGCCGCAGGACCTGCGCGAACGCAGAAACGCGCTCGGGTTGACCCAGAGCGCGCTGGCGGACGCCGCAGGCGTCTCACAACCGCTCATCGCTCGCATCGAAGGCGGCGACGTCGACCCCCGTCTGTCGACGCTCCGCCGCATCGTCGAGGCGCTCGACGAGGCCGAAGGCGACGTCCTCCGCGCCGCCGACATCATGAACGAGACGGTCATCAGCGTCGCGCCCGACGACTCCGTCCGCGCGGCTATCGGCGCGATGGAAGACGAGGCGTACTCGCAACTGCCGGTCCTCCAGTCCGGAATTCCCGTCGGCTCGATCAGCCAGTCGGACGTGATTCACGGCGGCGACAACGTCGGCGAGAAACCGGTGAGCGAACTGATGAGCGAGTCGTTCCCGACCGTCGCCCGCGACGCCACCGTCGACGAAGTCCGGAACCTGTTGGACCATTACAAAGCCGTGATGGTCACGGAGGGCGGCGAGACGGTCGGCATCATCACCGAGGCGGACGTGGCTGCGCAACTGTCGTAGGAATCAACGATTCCCCTCTCGCTCTCCGGATCTTTTTGTAAGAAGACGGAACCACTCCGCCGCGTGACCTGACGAGTCGGCGCAGCGTGGTCGAGGCGGGTGCACGGTGAACCCGCTGCGCGTCCGGGGGTTCTCGGTTCGTCGTCTGTTCGCCATCTGTTCTCCCCTTCGAGCGTCGCGTACGGCCTCCTGACTACAGTTCCAGTCCGCGAATCGAGACACCGTCGCCGTCTTCGACGCGGCCGACGACGCGCCCCTCGGTCGCCTCGGCAAGCGCCTTGGCATTCCCGGGGTCAAGCGCGGCGACGAACCCGGTGCCCATGTTGAACGTCCGGTGCATCTCCTCGTCGGAGACGTTGCCCTCCGACTGGACGAACTCGAAGACGGGTTGCGGGTCGAACGCGTCGTCGACGACGTACCGATTCTCGCCGAGGCGTTCGAGGTTCGTCCACCCGCCGCCGGTGACGTGCGCCGCGCCGCGGACGCCGTGTTCGCGCATCGGGTCGAGCAGGTCTGTGTAGAGCCGCGTCGGTTCCAACAGCGCCTCGCCGACTGTCTCGTAGCCGTCGCCTGGGAAGGCGTCGTCGTACTCGTGGTTCCTCGTCGCGGCCGTCCGCGCGAGCGTCAGGCCGTTCGAGTGGATGCCCGACGAGCGAAAGCCGACGAGCGCGTCGCCCGGTTCGGCGCACCCCTCGAAGATGTCGTCTTTCGCCGCCAGCCCCGCGCACGTGCCCGCGAGATCGAGTCCGTTGATGACTTCAGGCATTACCGCTGTCTCGCCGCCGACGAGTTCGACGTTCGCCTCCTCGGCACCGGCGGCGAGACCCTCACCCACCTGTTCGGCGAACGTCTCGTCGGGTTCGTCGACGGCGAGGTAGTCGACGAACGCGACCGGCCGCACGCCGGCGGCGACGAGGTCGTTCGCGTTCATCGCGATGCAGTCGATACCGACCGTCGAGTAGTCGCCGAGCGCCTCGGCGACGAGCAGTTTCGTCCCGACGCCGTCGGTCGCCAGCGCGAGATACCGGTCGCCGATATCGAGTAGTCCGGCGTAGTCGCCCTCGCTGTCGCCGACGGCCGACACGAGCGCGGCCGTCGCTGCCTCGCTCGCCTCGATGTCGACGCCCGCCTCGGAGTACGTGAGTTCGTCGTCTCCCATGCGCGAACCGGCGCGGTGACTCCTCAAAAGCCCACCGCTCGCGGGTCGCCTTCCCCGCGGTACGCGGTCCGTAACGGAACTGCGTGTCGGCCCGCTTC
This genomic stretch from Haloprofundus salilacus harbors:
- a CDS encoding DUF555 domain-containing protein; translated protein: MSNYLVAMEAAWLVRDVKDIDDAIGVAVSEAGKRLNQQNKEYVEVEVGATPCPACGEPFDSAFIAANTALVGLLLEIDVFNAEGEKHAARIAKSEVGGALRDVPLSVIEIVETEEEDE
- the purM gene encoding phosphoribosylformylglycinamidine cyclo-ligase, translated to MGDDELTYSEAGVDIEASEAATAALVSAVGDSEGDYAGLLDIGDRYLALATDGVGTKLLVAEALGDYSTVGIDCIAMNANDLVAAGVRPVAFVDYLAVDEPDETFAEQVGEGLAAGAEEANVELVGGETAVMPEVINGLDLAGTCAGLAAKDDIFEGCAEPGDALVGFRSSGIHSNGLTLARTAATRNHEYDDAFPGDGYETVGEALLEPTRLYTDLLDPMREHGVRGAAHVTGGGWTNLERLGENRYVVDDAFDPQPVFEFVQSEGNVSDEEMHRTFNMGTGFVAALDPGNAKALAEATEGRVVGRVEDGDGVSIRGLEL
- a CDS encoding CBS domain-containing protein; this translates as MELPTPQDLRERRNALGLTQSALADAAGVSQPLIARIEGGDVDPRLSTLRRIVEALDEAEGDVLRAADIMNETVISVAPDDSVRAAIGAMEDEAYSQLPVLQSGIPVGSISQSDVIHGGDNVGEKPVSELMSESFPTVARDATVDEVRNLLDHYKAVMVTEGGETVGIITEADVAAQLS